A genomic window from Oceanobacillus timonensis includes:
- a CDS encoding GNAT family N-acetyltransferase produces the protein MSEYLKPTPWDSRNFPLETFQLTEYSEAAFEATAGVEGHFTVKVDPLADKALLQKYGFYYADTLMEPYCYRDKFLEAAAGDVTFHENYDADDILTIAEEAFQGGRYHRDFQVPNELADLRYRNWVKDLIDQKLILAYKQDGQVKGFFAYQEENVLLLAMHKDIRGQGFARPFTAACVKEQFERTGKEELITSISPSNPASLNVFIGLGFRLRAGKDIYHKVNGSF, from the coding sequence ATGAGTGAATATTTAAAGCCAACCCCTTGGGACAGCCGTAATTTTCCGCTTGAAACATTTCAATTAACCGAGTACAGTGAAGCGGCATTCGAAGCGACGGCAGGTGTTGAGGGGCATTTTACGGTGAAAGTAGACCCGCTTGCAGATAAAGCCTTGCTGCAAAAATACGGTTTTTATTATGCTGATACATTAATGGAACCGTATTGCTATCGTGATAAGTTTTTAGAAGCTGCAGCAGGAGATGTCACCTTTCATGAGAATTACGATGCGGACGACATATTAACAATTGCAGAAGAAGCATTTCAAGGTGGAAGGTATCACCGAGATTTTCAAGTTCCCAATGAATTAGCTGATTTACGTTATCGGAATTGGGTAAAGGACTTGATTGATCAGAAGTTGATTCTTGCTTATAAGCAGGATGGGCAGGTAAAAGGTTTCTTCGCTTATCAGGAAGAAAATGTGCTGCTTTTAGCGATGCATAAAGATATCCGCGGGCAAGGATTTGCCAGACCTTTTACAGCAGCTTGTGTGAAAGAACAGTTTGAACGAACTGGAAAAGAAGAGCTGATTACATCTATTTCCCCCAGCAACCCGGCATCATTGAATGTCTTTATCGGTTTAGGCTTCCGATTACGGGCGGGGAAGGATATTTATCATAAAGTAAATGGTTCCTTCTAG
- a CDS encoding EamA family transporter, producing the protein MGYFYIAGTVLFTVYGQLIIKWTMDRQGELPDGLLDKFMFLFQLVWNPWILSGFIAAFLAALSWMAAMTKFDISYAYPFMSLSFILVFIMSVLLFGEPISTQKIVGFAFVVIGILIMR; encoded by the coding sequence TTGGGTTATTTTTATATTGCCGGAACCGTCCTGTTTACAGTCTACGGACAATTAATTATTAAGTGGACAATGGATCGGCAAGGGGAACTGCCGGACGGCTTACTCGATAAATTTATGTTTCTGTTTCAGCTCGTCTGGAACCCTTGGATACTTTCCGGATTTATTGCGGCTTTTTTAGCGGCATTAAGCTGGATGGCAGCTATGACAAAATTTGATATCAGTTATGCTTATCCATTCATGAGTCTTTCTTTTATACTTGTTTTTATTATGTCGGTTCTTTTATTTGGAGAGCCAATCAGTACACAGAAAATCGTCGGCTTTGCTTTTGTCGTGATAGGTATTCTGATAATGAGGTGA
- the rffA gene encoding dTDP-4-amino-4,6-dideoxygalactose transaminase, whose translation MIPFNIPCYIGEEDTAIRDAIEKKKLSGNGTYGEKCIQWLEEKMHVQKAMLTPSCTAALEMAALLTEVGEGDEVIMPSYTFVSTANAFALRGAKIVFVDVEPETMNVDPEQIAAAITEKTKVVVVVHYAGVSCDMDSIMELAEKHRLWVVEDAAQGLMSFYKGKALGTIGHLGTISFHETKNYVCGEGGALYINDPSFVERAEMIQEKGTDRSQFIRGEVDKYSWRDIGSSYLLSELNAAYLSVQLEHAKEINENRLGTWEMYQEGLAHLADAGEIELPFIPENRAFNGHIFFIKTRNLEVRGQLIQYLKQRDIVTATHYVPLHSSVAGKQCGVFSGEDRYTTIESERLVRLPLYYGISKGDVEYVIQSIQQFYAQ comes from the coding sequence ATGATACCATTTAATATACCATGTTATATAGGAGAAGAAGATACAGCAATACGTGATGCTATCGAAAAAAAGAAATTATCAGGAAACGGTACTTACGGAGAAAAATGTATACAATGGCTGGAAGAAAAGATGCATGTCCAAAAAGCCATGCTTACCCCGTCTTGTACAGCAGCTCTGGAAATGGCAGCGCTGCTCACAGAGGTAGGAGAAGGAGATGAAGTGATTATGCCTTCTTACACCTTTGTTTCGACAGCAAATGCATTTGCCTTGCGGGGCGCGAAAATTGTCTTTGTCGATGTCGAACCGGAGACAATGAACGTTGACCCGGAACAAATTGCAGCAGCAATAACAGAAAAGACAAAAGTGGTTGTGGTTGTTCATTATGCTGGAGTTTCCTGTGATATGGACAGTATTATGGAGCTTGCTGAAAAACATCGTCTATGGGTTGTGGAAGATGCAGCGCAGGGATTAATGAGTTTTTATAAAGGCAAGGCCTTGGGAACAATTGGACATCTGGGAACAATCAGTTTCCATGAAACAAAAAATTATGTTTGCGGGGAAGGAGGGGCATTATATATTAATGATCCTTCTTTCGTCGAGCGTGCAGAAATGATTCAAGAAAAGGGGACAGACCGTTCTCAATTTATTCGCGGAGAAGTGGATAAGTACTCATGGAGAGATATTGGTTCATCGTATCTGCTCAGCGAACTGAATGCAGCTTATCTTTCTGTACAGCTGGAGCATGCGAAAGAAATAAATGAAAATCGTCTTGGAACGTGGGAGATGTATCAAGAGGGGCTGGCTCATCTTGCTGATGCAGGAGAAATAGAGCTTCCTTTTATCCCGGAAAATCGAGCGTTCAATGGACATATTTTCTTTATTAAAACGAGGAATTTGGAAGTTCGGGGACAGTTAATTCAATATTTAAAGCAGCGTGACATTGTAACGGCAACACATTATGTTCCACTGCATTCATCTGTCGCAGGTAAACAATGCGGCGTCTTCTCAGGGGAAGATAGATATACAACGATAGAAAGTGAACGTTTAGTACGACTACCACTTTACTATGGAATAAGTAAAGGGGATGTGGAATATGTCATTCAAAGCATTCAGCAATTTTATGCACAATAA